A window of Cohnella herbarum contains these coding sequences:
- a CDS encoding LytTR family transcriptional regulator DNA-binding domain-containing protein, whose product MEWIKELPVSRDPKGATGIVSLPLDSILYIHFYEAVIQVHTATEMYYFTLGSNLSLLVDNLNNSGFHFEKTDRAQVADYRRISHIEKTEFFQYRGYFEGTAKYVIFSESNYRKAAKILKDRSK is encoded by the coding sequence ATGGAATGGATAAAGGAGCTCCCTGTAAGCCGAGACCCTAAAGGTGCAACAGGCATCGTGTCATTGCCATTGGACTCCATTCTATATATCCACTTCTACGAGGCCGTTATTCAAGTCCATACCGCAACAGAAATGTATTACTTCACGTTAGGGAGCAATCTAAGCTTGCTTGTCGATAACCTCAACAACTCGGGATTCCATTTCGAGAAAACCGATCGTGCGCAGGTCGCAGATTATCGACGAATTAGCCATATCGAGAAAACCGAGTTTTTTCAGTACAGAGGTTACTTCGAGGGTACGGCCAAATATGTGATCTTCTCGGAAAGCAATTACAGGAAAGCCGCGAAAATATTAAAGGATCGCTCGAAATAG
- a CDS encoding cyclic lactone autoinducer peptide: MKKIKLMSLFALSSILGIVAFAQASFACQLGMYDPELPEELQ, from the coding sequence ATGAAAAAAATCAAGCTAATGTCATTGTTCGCGCTTTCTTCTATTTTAGGAATCGTTGCCTTTGCACAAGCTTCCTTTGCTTGCCAGTTAGGTATGTACGACCCTGAACTACCTGAAGAATTGCAGTAG
- a CDS encoding accessory gene regulator B family protein, translating to MNWSRKLADNLALKIHAANPHHPISLPVQRYAIETIVTNTTIIIISLFLGLLLEQALQVLTVIVAFPLLRFVTGGHHFKSPTACIITTIIGFNTIPMLAQNIQSTSATLALTLGSLLLCLVFAPQGKRAIIKQQQIIKLVGGAIITVNLLVMSPVLAIAFFLQALTLIHFRR from the coding sequence ATGAATTGGAGCCGTAAGTTAGCAGACAACTTAGCGCTTAAAATTCACGCGGCCAATCCTCATCATCCGATCAGTCTTCCTGTCCAGAGATATGCGATCGAAACGATTGTTACGAATACAACAATAATTATCATTTCATTATTTTTGGGTCTCTTACTCGAACAAGCGTTACAAGTTCTCACTGTAATAGTCGCTTTTCCCCTGTTACGATTTGTAACAGGCGGTCACCATTTCAAATCGCCTACTGCTTGCATTATAACGACAATTATTGGCTTTAACACAATACCGATGCTCGCCCAAAATATTCAATCGACATCCGCTACACTTGCTCTAACTCTAGGAAGTCTTCTGCTATGTCTCGTATTTGCTCCGCAAGGAAAACGCGCCATCATCAAGCAACAACAGATTATCAAGCTTGTAGGAGGGGCGATTATCACCGTAAATTTACTGGTCATGTCTCCCGTTCTCGCCATAGCATTTTTCCTGCAAGCTTTAACTCTTATACACTTCAGAAGATGA
- the odhB gene encoding 2-oxoglutarate dehydrogenase complex dihydrolipoyllysine-residue succinyltransferase, with protein sequence MHDIIVPAMGESITEGTISKWIVKVGDSVKQGDLLLELETDKVNLEISAEQDGVISEILAGEGDTVKIGESVGKIGAAGQATAPAAAPAPVQASAPAAAPAPAAPVAAPAQPAVASGGNDSSSTLATPAARKLAREKGIDLNTLPARDPIGRIHANDVASAGTASAGAPAPAPQAAAAKAPAVDKPTSNSNKPEERKRMSRRRLTIAKRLVEAQQTAAMLTTFNEVDMSAILEIRKRRKDSFKEKHEVGLGFMSFFTKAVVGALKAFPHLNAEINGEDIIVKKYYDIGIAVSAKEGLVVPVLREADRLGFAEIERTIVQLAGKARNNTLELSELQGGTFTITNGGVFGSLLSTPILNAPQVGILGMHKIQLRPVAIDAERMENRPMMYIALSYDHRIVDGAEAVQFLVKIKEMLEDPETLLLEG encoded by the coding sequence ATGCATGACATTATAGTACCAGCGATGGGCGAATCCATTACGGAAGGAACGATTTCCAAATGGATCGTCAAAGTCGGAGACAGCGTCAAACAAGGCGACCTCTTACTGGAGCTTGAAACGGATAAAGTAAACTTGGAAATAAGCGCCGAGCAAGACGGCGTGATCTCCGAGATTCTTGCAGGCGAAGGCGATACGGTAAAAATCGGCGAATCCGTCGGTAAAATCGGCGCGGCCGGCCAAGCAACGGCTCCGGCAGCTGCTCCTGCACCTGTGCAAGCTAGCGCCCCGGCAGCGGCCCCAGCTCCTGCTGCGCCAGTTGCTGCTCCGGCACAACCGGCGGTAGCTTCCGGCGGAAACGATAGCTCTTCCACGCTGGCCACTCCGGCAGCAAGAAAGCTCGCACGCGAGAAAGGCATCGACCTGAATACGTTGCCTGCGCGCGATCCGATCGGTCGTATCCATGCGAACGATGTCGCTTCGGCGGGTACTGCGTCTGCTGGCGCACCTGCACCCGCGCCGCAAGCGGCGGCAGCGAAAGCACCGGCCGTCGACAAGCCGACTTCCAACTCGAACAAACCGGAAGAGCGCAAACGGATGTCCCGCCGTCGCTTGACCATTGCCAAACGGTTGGTCGAAGCGCAGCAAACAGCTGCCATGCTCACGACTTTTAACGAAGTCGACATGTCCGCCATTCTCGAGATTCGTAAACGCCGCAAAGACTCCTTCAAGGAGAAACACGAAGTCGGATTGGGCTTTATGTCCTTCTTCACCAAAGCGGTCGTAGGCGCGTTGAAAGCATTCCCGCACTTGAACGCTGAAATCAACGGCGAAGATATTATCGTCAAAAAATACTACGACATCGGCATCGCCGTTTCCGCTAAAGAAGGTTTGGTCGTTCCGGTTCTCCGCGAAGCCGACCGTCTCGGTTTCGCCGAAATCGAGCGCACGATCGTTCAACTCGCCGGCAAAGCCCGCAACAATACGCTGGAATTGTCCGAGCTGCAAGGCGGAACGTTCACGATCACGAACGGCGGCGTATTCGGCTCCTTGCTGTCGACGCCGATCCTGAACGCGCCTCAAGTCGGTATCCTAGGCATGCACAAGATCCAACTTCGTCCGGTCGCGATCGATGCCGAGCGCATGGAAAACCGTCCGATGATGTACATCGCCCTCTCCTACGACCACAGAATCGTGGACGGAGCGGAAGCCGTGCAATTCCTCGTCAAAATCAAGGAAATGCTCGAAGATCCGGAAACGCTGCTTCTCGAAGGTTAA